In one Pseudoclavibacter sp. Marseille-Q3772 genomic region, the following are encoded:
- the gyrA gene encoding DNA gyrase subunit A, whose protein sequence is MADEQNPTTESNEPVVNTDAGGHVVGVDLQLEMQRSYLDYAMSVIVGRALPEVRDGLKPVHRRVIYGMYDGGYRPDKSFSKCARVVGDVMGQYHPHGDSAIYDTLVRLVQDWAMRYPLALGQGNFGSAGNDGAAAPRYTETKMAPLALEMVRDIEEDTVDFMDNYDGQTQEPTVLPARFPNLLVNGSEGIAVGMATKIPPHNLREVAEGALWSLQHPDATREELLEALIERIPGPDFPTGAQILGTRGVQDAYRTGRGSIIMRAVVNVEEIDGRTCLVATELPYQVNPDNLANRIADMVREGKLAGIADIRDETSGHTGQRLVIVLKRDAVAKVVLNNLYKHTQLQETFGANMLAIVDGAPRTLSLDGFIHHWVNHQIEVIVRRTQYRLRKTEEEVHILRGYLKALDALDEVIALIRNSATVEVARGGLMDLLGVDEAQASAILNLQLRRLAALERQKIQDEADRLEALILEYKEILASEARQREIIADELGEIVRKFGDERRTEILRGFDGGVSDEDLIPVEEMVVSVTRDGYIKRTRSDNYRSQRRGGKGVRGAQLRADDVVEHFLVTTTHHWLLFFTNYGRVYRTKCYELIEAGRDSKGQHIANLLPLQPDEQIAQVIELENYDQHDYLVLATRGGLVKKTRLDLYDTNRQAGIIAIKLREGDELVSAMAVSEGDHIFLFSHAGQSLRFVADDEQLRPMGRGTSGVKGMSFRDGDYLINAAAADPDAELYVFTITEGGYAKRTAIEDYRVQGRGGLGIKVMKQSEERGQIAGAMLVAEDDEVLVILNSGKVVRSDVAEVPAKGRDTMGVVFARHADSDFIIGMARNTERELGEDDESAANSDAGDSPETDDSATTSEANDGAQPSADADDADDQ, encoded by the coding sequence ATGGCTGACGAACAGAACCCCACGACTGAGTCGAACGAGCCCGTCGTGAATACGGATGCGGGCGGTCATGTTGTAGGCGTTGACCTGCAGCTGGAGATGCAGCGTTCGTACCTTGACTACGCGATGAGCGTCATCGTTGGTCGCGCTCTACCCGAGGTTCGTGACGGTCTCAAGCCGGTGCACCGTCGTGTGATCTACGGCATGTACGACGGTGGTTACCGCCCCGACAAGTCGTTCTCGAAGTGTGCCCGTGTTGTCGGTGATGTGATGGGTCAGTATCACCCGCACGGTGACTCGGCGATTTACGACACGCTCGTGCGCTTGGTGCAGGACTGGGCGATGCGCTACCCGCTGGCGCTCGGTCAGGGGAACTTCGGTTCGGCCGGTAATGACGGTGCCGCGGCCCCTCGTTACACCGAGACCAAGATGGCGCCACTCGCACTGGAGATGGTGCGCGATATTGAAGAAGACACGGTCGACTTCATGGACAACTACGATGGGCAAACCCAAGAGCCCACCGTGTTGCCCGCACGTTTCCCGAACCTGCTGGTCAACGGCTCTGAGGGTATCGCCGTTGGTATGGCCACCAAGATTCCGCCCCACAACCTGCGCGAGGTCGCTGAGGGCGCGCTGTGGTCGCTGCAGCATCCCGATGCCACTCGCGAGGAGCTGCTGGAAGCGCTGATCGAACGCATCCCCGGCCCCGACTTCCCAACCGGAGCGCAGATTCTCGGTACCCGAGGTGTGCAGGATGCGTACCGCACCGGCCGCGGTTCGATCATCATGCGCGCGGTGGTGAATGTCGAAGAGATCGACGGTCGCACCTGCCTTGTTGCCACCGAGTTGCCGTATCAGGTCAACCCCGACAACCTGGCGAACCGCATCGCCGATATGGTGCGCGAGGGCAAGCTCGCCGGTATCGCCGATATCCGTGACGAAACCTCCGGTCACACCGGTCAGCGCCTGGTCATTGTGCTCAAGCGCGATGCGGTGGCGAAGGTTGTGCTGAACAACCTGTACAAGCACACGCAGCTGCAGGAAACCTTCGGCGCAAACATGCTCGCCATCGTCGATGGCGCTCCGCGCACGCTCTCACTGGACGGCTTCATCCACCACTGGGTGAACCACCAGATCGAGGTCATTGTTCGCCGGACGCAGTACCGTCTGCGCAAGACCGAAGAAGAAGTTCACATCCTGCGCGGTTATCTCAAGGCGTTGGATGCACTCGACGAGGTGATTGCGCTGATTCGCAACTCGGCCACGGTCGAGGTTGCGCGCGGGGGTCTGATGGATCTGCTCGGAGTGGATGAGGCGCAGGCTTCGGCAATCCTCAACCTGCAGCTTCGTCGTCTGGCCGCTCTGGAACGTCAGAAGATTCAGGATGAGGCCGACCGTCTTGAGGCACTCATCCTTGAATACAAAGAGATCTTGGCTTCGGAAGCTCGCCAGCGTGAAATCATCGCTGACGAACTGGGCGAGATCGTTCGTAAGTTCGGTGACGAACGTCGCACCGAGATCCTGCGCGGCTTTGACGGGGGTGTAAGCGATGAAGACCTCATCCCCGTTGAGGAAATGGTCGTATCGGTGACTCGCGATGGCTATATCAAGCGCACCCGCAGCGATAACTATCGCTCGCAGCGCCGTGGCGGTAAGGGCGTTCGCGGGGCACAGCTGCGCGCCGATGATGTGGTCGAGCACTTCTTGGTGACCACCACGCACCACTGGCTGCTGTTCTTCACGAATTACGGTCGCGTGTACCGCACGAAGTGTTATGAGCTCATTGAGGCGGGTCGTGACTCGAAGGGTCAGCACATTGCGAACCTGTTGCCGTTGCAGCCGGATGAGCAGATCGCGCAGGTGATTGAGCTCGAGAACTACGATCAGCACGACTACCTGGTGTTGGCTACCCGCGGCGGTTTGGTCAAGAAAACCCGTCTCGACCTGTACGACACGAACCGTCAGGCGGGCATTATCGCGATCAAGCTGCGTGAAGGTGACGAGCTGGTATCGGCCATGGCGGTCAGCGAGGGCGATCACATCTTCCTGTTCTCGCACGCCGGTCAATCGCTGCGGTTCGTTGCCGATGACGAGCAGCTGCGACCGATGGGTCGCGGTACCTCGGGTGTGAAGGGTATGTCCTTCCGCGACGGCGACTACCTGATTAATGCGGCGGCGGCAGATCCGGATGCGGAACTGTACGTGTTTACGATCACCGAGGGTGGGTACGCCAAGCGCACTGCGATTGAGGACTACCGCGTGCAGGGTCGCGGCGGACTTGGTATCAAGGTCATGAAGCAGTCTGAGGAGCGCGGTCAGATCGCCGGTGCGATGCTCGTTGCCGAGGACGATGAGGTGTTGGTGATTCTTAACTCCGGCAAGGTGGTTCGCTCGGATGTTGCTGAGGTGCCGGCGAAGGGACGCGACACGATGGGTGTTGTCTTCGCTCGCCACGCCGATTCCGACTTCATTATTGGTATGGCTCGCAACACTGAGCGTGAACTCGGTGAGGACGATGAGTCGGCAGCTAATTCGGATGCGGGTGACTCGCCTGAAACGGATGATTCTGCTACCACTTCAGAAGCGAACGACGGCGCACAACCATCGGCGGATGCCGATGATGCCGATGACCAGTAA
- the gyrB gene encoding DNA topoisomerase (ATP-hydrolyzing) subunit B yields the protein MSETGAPTEGLPKHRVENQYGANQIQVLEGLEAVRKRPGMYIGSTGPEGLHHLVYEIVDNSVDEALAGYADNIVVTLRNDGSVRVDDNGRGIPVAEHPAEGISTLEVVLTKLHAGGKFGGGGYAVSGGLHGVGSSVVNALSFNLIAEVHRDGYNWRMTFTNGVPDAPIQRGEPTSDTGTSITFYPNADIFETVEFDWDTLRTRFQQMAFLNKGLRITLIDERHPSTLSNQLTSVTEVLEQDTTEELETAETAEAGETASESESSEDAVEPREIVFQYDRGLVDYVEHLVRRKKVETVHPDVIGMAEEDTDAMISVEIAMQWTEAYNESVHSFANTINTKEGGTHLEGFRAALTGAMNRYAREKGLLKEKDENLSGEDVREGLAAIVSVKLGEPQFEGQTKMKLGNTEAKSYVQRVTNQALQDWLDRNPGQAKEIIRKASQASAARLAARRAREQTRRKGLLESSGMPGKLRDCGSRNPFESEIFLVEGDSAGGSAVKGRNPRTQAILPLRGKVLNVEKARIDRALQNAEIQAMITAFGAGIGDDFDVEKARYHKVILMADADVDGQHITTLLLTMLFRFMRPMIDAGYVYLASPPLYRIKWTNAAHEYAFSDAERDALLAAGKAAGRRVPKDNAIQRYKGLGEMNYNELWDTTMNPETRTLRQVTMKDAEAADEVFATLMGEDVESRRAFIQSNAHDVRFLDI from the coding sequence ATGAGTGAAACCGGCGCACCAACCGAAGGTCTGCCCAAACACCGGGTTGAAAACCAATACGGTGCCAACCAGATCCAGGTGCTTGAGGGGCTCGAAGCGGTCCGCAAGCGCCCCGGTATGTACATCGGTTCTACCGGTCCCGAGGGCCTGCACCACCTGGTGTACGAAATCGTCGACAACTCGGTTGACGAAGCACTCGCCGGCTATGCCGACAACATCGTTGTCACCCTCCGCAATGATGGCTCCGTTCGCGTCGATGACAACGGTCGCGGTATTCCAGTGGCTGAGCACCCGGCTGAAGGTATCTCGACGCTTGAGGTTGTGCTCACGAAGCTGCACGCTGGCGGTAAGTTCGGCGGTGGCGGGTACGCCGTCTCCGGTGGTCTGCACGGTGTTGGTTCCTCGGTTGTTAACGCGCTGTCGTTCAACCTCATCGCTGAGGTGCACCGCGACGGTTACAACTGGCGGATGACGTTCACCAACGGTGTACCGGATGCCCCGATTCAGCGGGGTGAGCCGACAAGCGATACCGGAACCAGCATCACCTTCTACCCGAACGCCGACATCTTCGAAACCGTCGAGTTCGATTGGGATACGCTGCGCACGCGATTCCAGCAGATGGCATTCCTCAACAAGGGTCTGCGGATCACGCTGATTGATGAGCGTCACCCGAGCACGCTGAGTAACCAGCTCACATCCGTCACCGAGGTGCTCGAACAGGACACCACCGAAGAACTCGAAACTGCAGAAACTGCCGAAGCGGGGGAGACCGCATCCGAGAGCGAATCGAGCGAAGACGCTGTCGAGCCGCGCGAAATCGTCTTCCAGTACGACCGCGGGCTTGTTGACTACGTCGAACACTTGGTTCGCCGCAAGAAAGTCGAGACGGTTCACCCGGATGTGATCGGCATGGCCGAGGAGGACACGGATGCGATGATCTCGGTCGAGATCGCCATGCAGTGGACCGAGGCATACAACGAGTCGGTGCACTCGTTCGCGAACACCATCAACACCAAGGAGGGCGGTACTCACCTTGAAGGCTTCCGCGCGGCGCTCACCGGTGCAATGAATCGGTATGCGCGCGAGAAGGGCCTGTTGAAGGAGAAGGATGAGAACCTCTCCGGTGAGGATGTCCGCGAGGGTCTGGCAGCGATTGTGTCGGTGAAGCTCGGCGAACCGCAGTTCGAGGGTCAGACCAAGATGAAGCTCGGTAACACCGAAGCGAAGTCTTATGTGCAGCGCGTCACGAACCAGGCGCTGCAGGACTGGCTCGACCGGAACCCCGGTCAGGCAAAGGAGATTATCCGCAAGGCGTCGCAGGCTTCTGCTGCTCGACTCGCAGCTCGTCGCGCGCGTGAACAGACTCGCCGTAAGGGCCTGCTGGAGTCCAGCGGTATGCCCGGAAAGCTGCGTGACTGCGGTTCCCGCAACCCGTTTGAATCCGAGATCTTCCTCGTTGAGGGTGACTCCGCCGGTGGTTCGGCGGTGAAGGGCCGAAACCCGCGCACCCAGGCGATCCTGCCGCTGCGCGGTAAGGTGCTCAACGTCGAAAAGGCACGGATTGACCGTGCCCTGCAAAACGCTGAGATCCAGGCGATGATCACCGCGTTCGGCGCCGGTATTGGTGACGACTTCGATGTCGAAAAGGCTCGCTATCACAAGGTGATCTTGATGGCCGATGCCGATGTCGACGGTCAGCACATCACCACGCTGTTGCTCACCATGCTCTTCCGCTTCATGCGCCCGATGATCGATGCCGGGTACGTGTACCTCGCATCCCCACCGCTATACCGCATTAAGTGGACGAATGCGGCGCACGAGTACGCCTTCTCGGACGCCGAACGAGACGCACTGCTCGCTGCCGGTAAGGCTGCCGGTCGTCGCGTCCCGAAGGACAACGCGATTCAGCGCTACAAGGGTCTGGGTGAGATGAACTACAACGAGTTGTGGGACACCACTATGAACCCCGAAACTCGTACCCTGCGTCAGGTCACCATGAAGGATGCCGAAGCCGCCGATGAGGTTTTCGCAACACTCATGGGTGAAGACGTTGAATCCCGACGCGCATTCATCCAGTCGAACGCACACGACGTGCGCTTCCTCGACATCTAA
- a CDS encoding DciA family protein, producing the protein MAELPESSLVWLHFKEVFAGKRVSFRSRSVLGRTAATTADQLPFGPHRDPVTGGDAMRQLLNQYGWQRPLEQASVLDSWATLTGEQTAKHARPLFVDDAGVLQVQCDSTAWATQLRSIRGSILGTIRERFPDAGINEIKFLNPGAPSWRHGPRSVPGRGPRDTYG; encoded by the coding sequence ATGGCTGAGCTCCCGGAATCCTCGCTGGTTTGGTTGCACTTCAAGGAAGTGTTCGCCGGTAAACGCGTCTCGTTTCGCTCTCGTTCGGTATTGGGGCGGACCGCGGCGACCACTGCCGACCAACTACCGTTCGGCCCGCATCGGGACCCGGTGACCGGCGGGGATGCAATGCGGCAGCTCCTTAACCAATATGGCTGGCAACGGCCGTTGGAGCAGGCAAGCGTGCTGGATTCGTGGGCAACACTCACGGGCGAGCAAACCGCGAAGCACGCCCGGCCACTGTTCGTTGATGATGCCGGCGTATTACAGGTGCAGTGCGATTCGACTGCGTGGGCAACGCAATTACGGTCAATTCGCGGGAGCATCCTCGGAACGATCCGCGAACGGTTTCCGGATGCCGGGATCAACGAGATCAAGTTCTTGAACCCGGGAGCTCCATCCTGGCGCCACGGACCGCGGAGCGTTCCTGGACGGGGCCCACGCGACACATATGGCTGA
- the recF gene encoding DNA replication/repair protein RecF: protein MRVTRLVLHNFRNYETADVDLPSGIVVFEGANGQGKTNLVEAIAFLGSLKSHRVSQDAALVRFGCSQAIVRAELGHGQRRLPIDVEINKSGTNRARVHDSVVKARELPRFFTSVIFAPEDLSLVRGDPSGRRAFLDDLLAIHSPRFAETIARYERVLKQRNSLLRSAKAQRIPVDQLGTLAVWDDQLVELGTKIIVGRLDIIERLRPHLANAYQALVGADHGADVSMRITALADSSSLMDEDDNGGQRGGEITVDALQQRFRERLQDARERELDRGVTLVGPHRDDATFWLNGLPARVTASHGESWSYALSLKLASAQLIRNESRTGDPVLILDDVFAELDQNRRERLANAVGDFEQVLITCAVLNDIPPALREQRIRIHAGTIAVETQAGDANG, encoded by the coding sequence GTGCGCGTTACACGTCTGGTTCTGCACAACTTCCGCAACTACGAAACCGCGGATGTTGACTTGCCGTCCGGCATCGTCGTATTCGAAGGCGCGAACGGTCAGGGCAAAACGAATCTCGTCGAGGCCATTGCCTTTTTGGGTTCGCTTAAATCACACCGGGTGTCACAGGATGCGGCGCTGGTTCGCTTTGGCTGCTCCCAGGCAATCGTTCGCGCTGAGCTTGGGCACGGACAGCGGCGATTGCCGATTGATGTGGAGATCAATAAATCTGGCACCAACCGGGCTCGCGTGCACGACTCCGTCGTCAAGGCTCGCGAACTCCCGCGATTCTTCACCTCGGTAATTTTCGCTCCGGAGGATCTCTCGCTCGTCCGAGGTGACCCAAGCGGCCGTCGAGCGTTCCTCGACGACCTGCTTGCCATCCACTCGCCACGCTTCGCTGAAACAATCGCACGCTACGAGCGGGTGCTCAAACAACGCAACTCACTCCTGCGCTCGGCAAAAGCACAACGCATACCGGTCGATCAGCTCGGCACCCTCGCAGTATGGGATGACCAGCTCGTCGAGCTCGGCACGAAGATCATCGTCGGTCGCTTAGATATCATCGAACGCTTGCGTCCACATCTCGCCAACGCCTATCAAGCGCTTGTTGGTGCCGATCATGGAGCGGATGTGTCAATGCGCATTACCGCCCTCGCGGATTCGAGTTCACTGATGGATGAGGACGACAACGGTGGGCAGCGCGGCGGCGAAATAACGGTCGATGCGCTCCAGCAACGGTTTCGCGAGCGATTACAGGATGCGCGTGAGCGGGAACTTGACCGCGGTGTCACGCTCGTCGGTCCACACCGCGACGATGCGACCTTCTGGCTCAATGGACTGCCGGCGCGCGTAACCGCAAGCCACGGGGAATCCTGGTCGTACGCACTCTCGCTGAAACTCGCATCCGCACAGCTCATTCGTAACGAGTCACGCACGGGCGACCCGGTGCTCATCCTGGACGATGTCTTCGCTGAACTCGACCAAAATCGTCGTGAACGCCTGGCGAATGCCGTCGGTGATTTCGAGCAGGTACTGATCACCTGCGCCGTACTCAACGATATTCCGCCCGCGCTACGCGAGCAGCGCATCCGCATTCATGCCGGCACGATTGCCGTTGAGACTCAGGCGGGGGATGCGAATGGCTGA
- the dnaN gene encoding DNA polymerase III subunit beta, whose translation MKFEVNRDVFSDAVSFVVKLLPQRPTLPILSGVVLEANNGQLSLSTFDYEVSSRTSVEANIATEGAVLVQGRLLAEIANRLPVAPVEVAQDENGVTITCGRTSFSLPVMPIEEFPALPEIDGTSGVVSGADFAEAIAQVAVAASKEDVAPVITGVHLTLAPTTLGLVATDRYRVAVREIEWQSNFNDGDQALVPSRTLAEVGKSFAGADEVVITLVTEGDRKLIAFTAEGRTVTSLLIKGNFPAVSRLFPTETPHFAVMQGSDVVDAVRRMQLVLEREQALRFSFTQEGLKLDAVGAEKAAGSEELGVNLVGDDMVVSLKPQFLLEGVGAIHNPFVRIAFTATDNPNKPGPVLLTGQTSLDEPAANDSFRYLLQPNLLMR comes from the coding sequence GTGAAGTTTGAAGTCAACCGCGACGTGTTTAGCGACGCAGTCTCGTTTGTTGTCAAGCTCCTGCCGCAGCGTCCGACACTTCCCATCCTCAGCGGTGTCGTACTTGAGGCCAACAACGGCCAACTTTCACTCTCGACCTTTGATTACGAAGTGTCTTCACGCACCTCAGTTGAGGCAAATATCGCCACTGAGGGTGCAGTTCTCGTACAGGGTCGCCTGCTCGCAGAGATTGCCAACCGTCTGCCGGTTGCTCCGGTTGAGGTTGCTCAGGATGAGAACGGCGTCACCATCACCTGTGGTCGCACGAGCTTCTCCCTTCCGGTCATGCCGATCGAAGAGTTCCCCGCACTGCCAGAAATTGACGGTACTTCGGGTGTTGTGTCGGGTGCCGACTTTGCCGAGGCGATCGCCCAGGTTGCCGTGGCCGCATCCAAAGAAGATGTTGCCCCGGTTATTACCGGTGTTCACTTGACCCTTGCGCCAACCACACTCGGCTTGGTTGCCACTGACCGCTACCGCGTCGCCGTCCGTGAAATCGAGTGGCAGAGCAACTTCAACGATGGTGACCAGGCGCTTGTCCCTTCGCGAACCCTCGCCGAGGTTGGTAAGTCGTTCGCGGGCGCCGATGAAGTTGTCATCACGCTGGTTACCGAGGGCGATCGCAAACTGATCGCGTTCACCGCTGAGGGCCGCACGGTCACATCCCTGCTGATTAAGGGAAACTTCCCCGCGGTATCGCGCCTTTTCCCCACCGAAACACCCCACTTTGCTGTGATGCAGGGCAGCGATGTCGTGGATGCGGTTCGCCGGATGCAGCTGGTTCTGGAGCGCGAACAGGCGCTGCGATTCTCGTTCACCCAGGAGGGTTTGAAGCTCGACGCAGTCGGTGCCGAGAAGGCTGCAGGTTCCGAAGAACTCGGTGTGAACCTGGTCGGCGACGACATGGTTGTCTCGCTGAAACCACAGTTCCTGCTCGAAGGCGTCGGGGCGATTCACAACCCCTTCGTTCGTATCGCCTTCACCGCAACGGATAACCCGAACAAGCCCGGTCCCGTGCTGCTAACCGGTCAGACCTCGCTTGACGAGCCCGCTGCTAATGACTCGTTCCGCTACCTGCTGCAGCCAAACCTGCTCATGCGCTAG
- the dnaA gene encoding chromosomal replication initiator protein DnaA, with amino-acid sequence MWSNLFTALLSNQDLPASMRGFFALVRPKGVMDGTIYLEVPNDVTRSMIEHKGRQPLLDAIRSAAITDEISTFAVFVNPEIAPEPPSDERALQPVSSGEQTAVDEVNARHEFPQAADFSTGYPQAVTEERTDFPPVTGPMTTPAGYALDSDVAATTDSRLNPKYTFDNFIIGGSNRFAHAAAVAVAEAPARSYNPLFIYGDSGLGKTHLLHAIGLYAEHIYSGIKVRYVSSEEFTNDFINSIAQNNVTAFNERYRNNDILLIDDIQFLQGKDSTMEAFFHTFNTLHEHNRQVVITSDVPPKQLTGFEDRMRSRFEWGLITDVQSPDLETRIAILRMKAQADDLVLPDDVLEFIAVHVDSSVRELEGTLIRISAYANLNQQAIDLNMVTTVLKDIITTQEPSIIAPGDIIRQTADYFHLTVDDLYGSSRSQAIATSRQIAMYLCREMTNLSLPKIGQLFGNRDHTTVMYAHRKITKLMTSDRSVFNQVSELTARIRQPGIR; translated from the coding sequence ATTTGGTCCAACCTGTTTACCGCCCTGCTGAGCAACCAGGACCTTCCCGCATCGATGCGCGGTTTTTTCGCTCTGGTCAGGCCAAAAGGTGTTATGGATGGCACCATTTACCTCGAAGTACCCAACGATGTGACGCGTTCGATGATCGAGCACAAGGGTCGGCAACCGCTCCTGGATGCCATCCGCTCGGCGGCCATCACGGATGAGATTTCCACCTTCGCGGTGTTCGTCAATCCCGAGATCGCACCCGAGCCACCGAGCGACGAACGAGCATTGCAACCGGTCTCCTCAGGCGAACAAACCGCAGTCGACGAGGTCAATGCGCGCCATGAGTTCCCACAGGCAGCCGACTTTTCCACCGGTTATCCACAGGCAGTTACGGAAGAGCGCACTGATTTTCCACCGGTCACCGGTCCGATGACGACACCCGCGGGATACGCTCTCGATTCCGACGTCGCAGCCACGACCGATAGCCGGCTTAACCCAAAGTACACCTTCGATAACTTCATCATCGGCGGTTCCAACCGATTCGCGCACGCCGCCGCCGTGGCCGTGGCCGAAGCACCGGCGCGCAGCTACAACCCGCTATTCATCTACGGCGACTCAGGATTGGGCAAAACCCACCTCTTGCACGCCATTGGCCTATACGCGGAACACATCTATTCCGGGATCAAAGTCCGCTACGTCTCCAGCGAAGAGTTCACCAACGACTTCATCAACTCGATCGCCCAGAACAATGTCACCGCATTCAACGAGCGGTATCGCAACAACGACATTCTGCTGATCGATGACATCCAGTTCTTGCAGGGCAAAGACTCCACAATGGAGGCCTTCTTTCACACCTTCAACACGTTGCACGAACACAACCGACAGGTTGTGATCACCTCAGATGTCCCCCCGAAACAACTCACCGGCTTCGAAGATCGGATGCGGTCACGCTTTGAATGGGGCCTGATTACGGATGTGCAATCACCCGATCTGGAAACCCGCATCGCAATTTTGCGGATGAAGGCGCAGGCCGACGACCTCGTGCTCCCCGATGACGTACTTGAGTTCATCGCGGTACACGTCGATAGTTCCGTGCGCGAGCTCGAGGGCACCCTCATCCGCATCAGCGCCTATGCGAACCTGAACCAACAGGCCATCGACCTCAATATGGTCACCACGGTGCTGAAAGACATCATCACCACGCAGGAGCCAAGCATCATTGCTCCCGGCGACATCATTCGCCAGACCGCAGACTACTTCCACCTCACCGTGGACGATCTCTACGGATCGAGCCGGTCACAGGCCATTGCAACGAGCCGACAGATCGCCATGTACCTTTGCCGCGAGATGACGAACCTCTCGCTCCCGAAGATCGGCCAGCTCTTCGGCAACCGCGATCACACCACGGTGATGTATGCCCACCGAAAGATCACCAAGCTCATGACCAGTGATCGTTCGGTCTTTAACCAGGTGAGCGAACTTACGGCTCGCATCCGTCAACCCGGTATCCGCTAG
- the rpmH gene encoding 50S ribosomal protein L34 yields MSKRTFQPNNRRRAKKHGFRARMRTRAGRGILSARRAKGRKAISA; encoded by the coding sequence ATGTCGAAGCGCACCTTCCAGCCAAACAACCGCCGTCGTGCCAAGAAGCACGGCTTCCGCGCACGTATGCGCACCCGTGCCGGCCGCGGCATCCTGTCCGCGCGTCGCGCTAAGGGCCGTAAGGCCATCTCGGCCTAG
- the rnpA gene encoding ribonuclease P protein component yields the protein MLARRHRVTSGSDYRRISRRGRRAGAPGLVVFAELREDASAPTRFGFIITKRVGVAVVRNTMRRRLKAICYALLPMVPTGLSVVIRVFPDATELSYAQLETRVRSAVLKAAEVAGVRAIPEVCSCNDEEH from the coding sequence GTGCTCGCTCGGCGCCATCGGGTGACCAGCGGTAGTGATTACCGTCGGATCTCTCGTCGTGGACGCCGCGCGGGTGCCCCCGGTCTAGTCGTCTTCGCAGAGCTGCGCGAAGACGCATCTGCACCCACTCGTTTTGGTTTTATCATCACCAAACGGGTGGGTGTTGCCGTTGTGCGCAACACTATGCGTCGCCGGCTAAAGGCGATTTGCTATGCACTGCTACCGATGGTGCCAACTGGGTTGTCAGTGGTAATTCGTGTGTTTCCGGATGCGACCGAGCTGTCCTATGCGCAGCTTGAGACGCGCGTGCGCTCCGCCGTATTGAAGGCAGCCGAAGTCGCGGGTGTCAGGGCAATCCCGGAGGTGTGCAGCTGCAATGACGAAGAGCACTAG
- the yidD gene encoding membrane protein insertion efficiency factor YidD, with protein MTKSTSWRRAIHNVSLVPRNIGIAMLLLYRRFISPIYGDVCRYYPTCSAYGLEAVQVYGLLRGGVMAIRRIARCHPWAKPDFDHVPQPPHPYPLRRTRLGFVLSDLQAKG; from the coding sequence ATGACGAAGAGCACTAGCTGGCGCCGGGCCATACACAATGTTTCGTTGGTACCAAGGAACATTGGTATTGCCATGCTGTTGTTGTATCGACGCTTCATTTCCCCGATTTATGGGGATGTGTGTCGCTACTACCCCACCTGTTCAGCGTATGGTTTAGAAGCGGTACAGGTGTATGGATTACTTCGTGGCGGTGTGATGGCGATTCGCAGAATCGCTCGGTGCCACCCGTGGGCAAAACCTGACTTTGACCACGTGCCGCAACCGCCGCATCCCTACCCCCTTCGACGAACGCGACTCGGGTTCGTCCTGTCCGATCTGCAAGCGAAAGGCTAG